Proteins encoded together in one Oxalobacteraceae sp. CFBP 8761 window:
- a CDS encoding HlyD family type I secretion periplasmic adaptor subunit, whose protein sequence is MKLLKKDAADVITHDVTPLEVKTDARAFARIGWLVVLLGFGGFMLWALLAPLDKGVPLSGTVASESNRQAVQHLSGGTVQELLVRDGDVVKKGQVLVRMNPIVAQSAVQATEAQYLSALASVSRLLAERDGSRTIKWPADLESRRSEPRISELMSSQEQLLMSRQGALQNELSGVDASIEGLKMQITGLQESRDSKKEQVGFLKEQLGGMRDLAKEGYVARNRLLDLERTYAQLGGAISEDIGNIGRSQRQVVELTMRRAQRLQEYQKEVRSQLNDQQREAEGQHARLMAQRFELTNVAVRSPADGTVVGLAVFTNGGVVPSGFKMMDIVPSNAPLIIDGRLPTNLVDKVHAGLPVELIFSAFNTNKTPHIDGELTHISADSAVDEKTGVPYYKVHVKVAPAGEKKIIANNMDIRSGMPVELFVKTGERTMMSYLFKPIMDRAHTALSEE, encoded by the coding sequence ATGAAGTTGCTTAAGAAAGATGCAGCGGACGTCATTACCCATGACGTGACCCCGCTCGAAGTAAAGACGGATGCGCGCGCATTTGCCCGCATCGGCTGGCTGGTCGTCCTGCTCGGCTTTGGCGGCTTCATGCTGTGGGCCCTGCTGGCGCCGCTCGACAAGGGCGTGCCATTGTCCGGCACCGTGGCCAGCGAATCGAATCGCCAGGCCGTGCAGCACCTGAGCGGCGGTACCGTTCAGGAATTGCTGGTGCGCGATGGCGATGTTGTCAAGAAGGGCCAGGTGCTGGTGCGCATGAATCCAATCGTGGCCCAGTCCGCAGTGCAAGCCACTGAAGCGCAATACCTGTCGGCTCTGGCGAGCGTTTCGCGCCTGCTGGCCGAGCGCGATGGTTCCCGCACGATCAAGTGGCCCGCCGACCTGGAATCACGCCGCAGCGAACCGCGCATCAGTGAGCTGATGAGCTCGCAAGAACAATTGCTGATGTCGCGCCAGGGTGCGCTGCAAAACGAATTGTCGGGTGTCGACGCCAGTATCGAAGGCCTCAAGATGCAGATCACCGGTCTGCAGGAATCGCGCGACAGCAAGAAGGAGCAGGTCGGTTTCCTGAAAGAGCAGCTCGGCGGCATGCGCGACCTGGCCAAGGAAGGCTACGTCGCCCGCAACCGCCTGCTTGATCTGGAGCGTACCTATGCCCAGCTCGGCGGCGCCATTTCGGAAGACATCGGCAATATCGGCCGCTCGCAGCGCCAGGTGGTCGAACTGACCATGCGCCGCGCGCAGCGCCTGCAGGAATACCAGAAGGAAGTGCGCAGCCAGCTCAACGACCAGCAACGCGAAGCCGAAGGGCAGCATGCCCGCCTGATGGCCCAGCGCTTCGAGCTGACCAACGTCGCGGTGCGCTCGCCTGCCGACGGCACCGTGGTCGGCCTGGCCGTGTTTACCAACGGCGGCGTCGTACCGTCTGGCTTCAAGATGATGGACATCGTCCCGAGCAACGCACCGTTGATCATTGACGGCCGTCTGCCGACCAATCTGGTCGACAAGGTTCATGCAGGCTTGCCGGTCGAGCTCATCTTCTCGGCTTTCAACACCAACAAGACCCCGCACATCGACGGTGAGCTGACCCATATTTCGGCCGACAGCGCCGTCGATGAAAAAACCGGTGTCCCGTATTACAAGGTGCACGTCAAGGTGGCACCGGCCGGTGAAAAGAAAATCATCGCGAACAATATGGATATCCGTTCCGGCATGCCGGTCGAACTGTTCGTCAAGACGGGTGAGCGCACGATGATGAGCTACCTGTTCAAGCCGATCATGGACCGTGCCCACACGGCCCTGAGCGAGGAGTAA
- a CDS encoding DUF4214 domain-containing protein has protein sequence MAIVTTHVAAVQQMYVAYFGRPADTAGLDYWTNVVEANAGATAAVSAAFAASPEYIVTYFGQTNTQIVNNIYQNLFGRDADAAGRTYWANLLTNGTIKVDTIVAEVAKAALTTDAEAVENKVAASTAFTAQLDTAAENAGYAGNSALTLAKAFIKSVTTDATLTTAITPANLTAQVAAVVKAGTPFTLAGGLAAVEAADDNLATFLEDNSFASAAAASTAITTAETNAIAAVDAEVTGTYTGATSSVQAALIADQRTANTKALADANTALTTANANAAAITGLSAAIANQRAAVAANAAAIELAEETQVELNVASAALEARVGTLEFAPTITAPATGSTVVVMFDNAGTDVNLISINAAGNFVLAPGATEAKYPGVTALRDALAADFTADADAVFAADDLADANADPVLGGANADEVAAVTAAYTAITAANTNITELADAIADLTEARALKTELAALNKAIVDADAAFTTAGYATPVTLDNASAAATSGSDIFLLGDEAAVTISAFGRSGSDALVIGNGYTVNTGALSTGVDTALEVFFIQNGTRTEVHVEDKAFGSASGDVTVITLIGVDATDLQLTDGIISLKAGA, from the coding sequence ATGGCTATCGTCACCACCCACGTTGCAGCAGTTCAACAAATGTACGTCGCTTACTTCGGTCGTCCTGCTGACACCGCAGGCCTGGACTACTGGACCAACGTCGTTGAAGCCAACGCCGGCGCAACCGCTGCAGTGTCGGCCGCTTTCGCCGCATCGCCAGAATACATCGTGACCTACTTCGGTCAGACCAACACCCAGATCGTCAACAACATCTATCAAAACCTGTTCGGTCGCGACGCTGATGCAGCTGGCCGCACCTACTGGGCAAACCTGCTGACCAACGGCACCATCAAGGTCGACACCATCGTTGCTGAAGTTGCAAAAGCAGCACTGACCACCGACGCAGAAGCCGTCGAAAACAAGGTCGCTGCTTCGACCGCCTTCACCGCTCAGCTGGACACCGCCGCTGAAAACGCAGGCTACGCTGGTAACTCGGCACTGACCCTGGCTAAAGCGTTCATCAAGTCGGTCACCACCGACGCAACCCTGACGACCGCAATCACCCCAGCTAATCTGACCGCACAAGTTGCTGCTGTCGTCAAAGCCGGCACCCCATTCACGCTGGCTGGCGGCCTGGCTGCTGTCGAAGCTGCTGATGACAACCTGGCTACTTTCCTGGAAGACAACTCGTTCGCATCCGCAGCTGCTGCTTCGACCGCAATCACGACTGCTGAAACCAACGCAATCGCTGCAGTTGACGCTGAAGTCACCGGCACCTACACCGGTGCAACCAGCTCGGTGCAAGCTGCTCTGATCGCTGATCAGCGCACTGCCAACACCAAAGCACTGGCCGATGCCAACACCGCACTGACCACCGCCAATGCTAACGCTGCTGCCATCACCGGCCTGAGCGCTGCAATCGCTAACCAGCGCGCTGCAGTTGCTGCTAACGCAGCTGCAATCGAACTGGCTGAAGAGACCCAGGTTGAACTGAACGTTGCTTCTGCTGCACTGGAAGCGCGCGTTGGTACCCTGGAATTCGCTCCAACCATCACCGCACCTGCAACCGGCTCGACCGTGGTTGTGATGTTCGACAACGCTGGTACCGACGTCAACCTGATTTCGATCAACGCTGCTGGTAACTTCGTCCTGGCACCCGGCGCGACCGAAGCCAAGTACCCAGGCGTGACCGCTCTGCGTGACGCACTGGCTGCTGACTTCACCGCTGATGCTGATGCTGTCTTCGCTGCTGACGACCTGGCCGACGCAAACGCTGACCCAGTCCTGGGTGGTGCCAATGCAGATGAAGTCGCTGCTGTCACCGCTGCTTACACCGCAATCACCGCTGCCAACACCAACATCACCGAACTGGCTGATGCGATTGCTGACCTGACCGAAGCGCGCGCTCTGAAGACCGAGCTGGCTGCTCTGAACAAAGCAATCGTCGATGCTGACGCTGCATTCACCACCGCTGGCTACGCTACCCCAGTGACCCTGGACAATGCTTCGGCAGCTGCAACCTCGGGTTCGGACATCTTCCTGCTGGGCGATGAAGCTGCTGTTACCATCAGCGCCTTCGGCCGCTCGGGTTCGGACGCTCTGGTCATCGGCAACGGCTACACCGTGAACACCGGCGCCCTGAGCACCGGCGTTGACACCGCCCTGGAAGTCTTCTTCATCCAGAACGGTACCCGTACCGAAGTCCACGTCGAAGACAAAGCCTTCGGCTCGGCTAGCGGCGACGTCACCGTCATCACCCTGATCGGTGTCGACGCAACCGACCTGCAACTGACCGACGGCATCATCTCGCTGAAGGCAGGCGCCTAA
- a CDS encoding type I secretion system permease/ATPase, with protein sequence MKKLLNANNEIERALLAFKSTFITIGVFSAIINVLMLTPSLYMLQVYDRVLASRNEITLLMLTLLMLGAFLFIGCLEVVRSFVLVRVGAKFDMMLNKRIYTAAFEQNLKQSGGNAGQALSDLTSLRQFLTGNALFAFFDAPWFPIYLFVIFLFEPALGWFALGGTIILIVLAVVNERVTRAPLSEANSMAVAASAMATNNLRNAEVIESMGMLPNLMGRWFKTHGKFLSLQADASQKAGTIGAITKFVQTALQSLVLGFGALLVLENKITPGMMIAASILVGRTLSPVQQVIGVWKSWSSTRSAHERLTKLLETNPARAAGMALPKPEGKLTVEAITAAPPGVTTPIVRNLSFGIVAGDVLGVIGPSGSGKSTLARLLVGVWPAMMGKVRLDGADIYQWNKAELGPNIGYLPQDIELFSGTVSENIARFGEVDAEKVVTAAQRAGVHEMILRLPKGYDTPLGDAGGGLSGGQKQRLGLARAMYDDPALIVLDEPNSNLDEVGEQALVTAVLELRKRGKTIVLITHRPSILGVTTKLLVMKDGMVQAFGPTQQVMTAMQEASQKAVEAAQQRVAQQGGAKPAAEKTHRSRYAVPERLAPDAAATPPQAPTAPAAPAAPAAPAAPVATAAPAPGETN encoded by the coding sequence ATGAAAAAACTGCTAAACGCTAATAACGAAATCGAACGCGCATTGCTCGCGTTCAAGAGCACCTTCATTACCATCGGGGTGTTCAGCGCGATCATCAATGTCCTGATGCTCACGCCGTCCCTGTACATGCTGCAGGTGTACGACCGGGTGCTGGCCAGCCGCAATGAGATCACGCTGCTGATGCTCACCTTGCTGATGCTGGGCGCGTTCCTGTTCATTGGCTGCCTCGAGGTCGTGCGCTCGTTCGTGCTGGTGCGTGTTGGCGCCAAGTTCGACATGATGCTCAACAAGCGCATTTACACCGCTGCGTTCGAGCAAAACCTCAAGCAGAGCGGCGGCAATGCCGGCCAGGCGCTGAGCGACCTGACCAGCCTGCGCCAGTTCTTGACTGGCAATGCGTTGTTCGCCTTCTTCGATGCGCCATGGTTCCCGATCTATTTGTTCGTCATCTTCCTGTTCGAGCCGGCACTTGGCTGGTTTGCGCTGGGCGGCACGATCATTCTGATCGTCCTGGCCGTCGTCAACGAACGCGTCACGCGCGCGCCACTGTCCGAGGCGAACTCGATGGCCGTGGCTGCCAGTGCGATGGCCACCAACAATCTGCGCAATGCCGAAGTCATCGAATCGATGGGCATGCTGCCGAACCTGATGGGCCGCTGGTTCAAGACCCATGGCAAGTTCCTGTCGCTGCAGGCCGATGCCAGCCAGAAGGCGGGCACCATTGGCGCCATCACCAAGTTCGTCCAGACCGCGTTGCAATCGCTCGTGCTCGGCTTTGGCGCACTGCTGGTCCTGGAAAACAAGATTACCCCCGGCATGATGATTGCCGCATCGATTCTGGTCGGCCGCACGCTGTCGCCGGTGCAGCAAGTGATTGGCGTCTGGAAGAGCTGGAGCAGCACCCGCAGCGCGCATGAGCGCCTGACCAAGCTGCTGGAAACCAACCCGGCACGTGCTGCCGGCATGGCGCTGCCGAAACCGGAAGGCAAGCTGACGGTCGAAGCCATCACGGCAGCACCACCGGGCGTCACCACGCCGATCGTGCGCAATCTGAGCTTTGGCATCGTGGCTGGCGACGTGCTGGGCGTGATCGGCCCGAGCGGCTCGGGCAAGTCGACGCTGGCGCGCCTGCTGGTGGGCGTATGGCCGGCGATGATGGGCAAGGTCCGTCTCGACGGCGCCGACATCTATCAGTGGAACAAGGCGGAGCTGGGCCCGAACATCGGCTACTTGCCACAGGACATCGAACTATTCAGCGGTACCGTCAGCGAAAATATCGCCCGTTTTGGCGAAGTCGATGCCGAGAAAGTCGTCACCGCCGCCCAGCGCGCCGGTGTGCACGAGATGATTCTGCGCTTGCCGAAGGGTTACGACACGCCGCTGGGCGACGCGGGTGGCGGCCTGTCCGGCGGCCAGAAGCAGCGCCTGGGCCTGGCACGCGCCATGTACGACGATCCGGCCCTGATCGTGCTCGACGAACCGAACTCGAACCTCGATGAAGTCGGCGAACAGGCACTCGTCACCGCCGTGCTCGAACTGCGCAAGCGCGGCAAGACCATCGTGTTGATCACGCACCGTCCAAGCATCCTGGGCGTGACCACCAAACTGCTGGTCATGAAAGATGGCATGGTTCAGGCCTTTGGCCCGACCCAGCAGGTAATGACGGCGATGCAGGAAGCGAGCCAGAAAGCCGTCGAAGCGGCCCAACAGCGCGTTGCACAGCAGGGTGGCGCGAAGCCGGCTGCCGAGAAAACTCACCGGTCGCGCTATGCCGTGCCCGAGCGCCTCGCCCCCGATGCCGCCGCCACGCCACCGCAAGCCCCAACCGCACCCGCTGCCCCGGCAGCCCCTGCAGCGCCTGCTGCCCCCGTTGCGACTGCAGCGCCAGCACCTGGAGAAACTAACTGA